One Desulfobulbus propionicus DSM 2032 DNA segment encodes these proteins:
- a CDS encoding DUF504 domain-containing protein: MMPIDVLLNRIQWDRDFGWAEFSIGYEDRVAAAILVVPLHQVVRIPGDRFSVRIVDGEGVWHRVPLHRIKQVYRNGELIWQRPRCRLFPGA, encoded by the coding sequence ATGATGCCGATAGATGTTCTGCTCAACCGTATACAGTGGGACCGGGACTTCGGCTGGGCCGAGTTTTCTATCGGTTATGAAGACCGCGTGGCGGCGGCGATCCTTGTCGTCCCCCTGCACCAGGTGGTGCGCATACCGGGAGACCGTTTTTCGGTGCGGATCGTCGATGGGGAGGGCGTGTGGCATCGGGTGCCGCTGCACCGGATCAAGCAGGTGTACCGCAACGGCGAGCTGATCTGGCAACGGCCCCGGTGCCGGCTTTTCCCCGGAGCGTGA
- a CDS encoding aminotransferase class I/II-fold pyridoxal phosphate-dependent enzyme — MSVLDPSLSEALAEIERQGQRRQLVPVTHLDRGRIDIDGRRYLNLAGNDYLGLATNRELLQAFYSEQNSDTLLERYGLGSTASRLMTGNTLPYARLEELLCTLYQAEAALVFNSGYHINIGLLPALTGKQDLILADKLCHASLIDGMRLSRAKVIRYPHLDYAAVEQVLTKDRARFRQVIIVTESIFSMDGDTADLAELVRIKDRFRAALYVDEAHGVGIRGDNGLGLAEEQGVHRQIEILTGTFGKAFGGQGSFVVGSRLLIDYLLNTARSQIFSTGLPPVSVHWLCFVLRHIPLMREQRAKVDQLAARFREALRGLGLRTDGSSNIVPVLVGDAARTVNAAERICEAGYWVKAVRPPTVPAGTSRLRLSLNAAMDWEQLAPLPAIIKTALEEADHA, encoded by the coding sequence ATGTCCGTTCTCGACCCTTCTCTAAGCGAAGCGCTGGCCGAGATCGAGCGCCAGGGGCAGCGGCGCCAACTGGTGCCGGTCACCCACCTCGACCGTGGCCGGATCGACATTGACGGCCGCCGCTATCTCAACCTCGCCGGCAACGATTACCTCGGCCTGGCCACCAATCGGGAGCTGCTCCAGGCCTTTTACAGCGAGCAGAACAGCGACACCCTGCTGGAACGCTACGGCTTGGGCAGTACCGCCTCACGGTTGATGACCGGCAACACCCTGCCCTATGCCCGGCTGGAGGAACTGCTCTGTACCCTGTACCAGGCCGAGGCGGCCCTGGTGTTCAATTCGGGCTACCACATCAACATCGGCCTGCTGCCGGCCCTGACCGGCAAACAGGATCTGATCCTGGCCGACAAACTCTGCCATGCCAGCCTGATCGACGGCATGCGCCTGTCGCGGGCCAAGGTCATCCGCTACCCGCATCTCGATTATGCGGCGGTCGAGCAGGTGCTCACCAAGGACCGGGCCCGATTTCGCCAGGTGATCATCGTCACTGAATCAATCTTCAGCATGGACGGCGACACCGCCGATCTGGCCGAATTGGTGCGGATCAAGGACCGTTTCCGGGCCGCGCTCTACGTCGACGAGGCGCACGGGGTCGGCATCCGCGGCGACAACGGCCTCGGCCTGGCCGAGGAACAGGGAGTGCACCGGCAGATCGAGATCCTCACCGGCACCTTCGGCAAGGCTTTCGGCGGCCAGGGTTCCTTTGTGGTGGGCTCGCGCCTGCTGATCGACTACCTGCTCAATACCGCCCGCTCGCAGATCTTCAGCACCGGCCTGCCGCCGGTATCGGTCCATTGGTTGTGCTTCGTGCTCCGCCACATCCCCCTGATGCGCGAGCAGCGGGCCAAGGTCGACCAGCTGGCCGCCCGTTTCCGCGAAGCCCTGCGCGGCCTCGGCCTGCGCACCGACGGCAGCAGCAACATCGTGCCGGTGCTGGTCGGCGACGCCGCCCGGACCGTGAACGCGGCCGAGCGCATCTGCGAGGCCGGCTACTGGGTCAAGGCAGTCCGGCCGCCCACGGTGCCGGCCGGCACCTCGCGCCTGCGGCTGTCGCTCAACGCGGCCATGGACTGGGAGCAACTGGCGCCGCTGCCCGCGATTATCAAAACCGCCCTGGAGGAGGCCGACCATGCGTAG
- a CDS encoding DUF452 family protein, with protein MRSDWLKRGPHRECILFFSGWGMDPTPFDGLEAAAHDVCLFHDYRQLAPIDLAPFAGYQRLHLIGWSMGVWVAAHLLADRPTAFASRTALGGTLTPIDQQRGIPSDNYAEMLDHFSQEVLDSFYRNMFDDDHQLARFLATRPQRDLPALREEMAAFRDAFTQAGPAADLYDHKIITSRDRIFSGRNQMRAWGKGCGTVHTWPHFPFYLLADWRELLPA; from the coding sequence ATGCGTAGCGACTGGCTCAAGCGCGGGCCGCACCGGGAATGCATCCTCTTTTTCAGCGGCTGGGGCATGGACCCGACTCCCTTTGACGGTCTGGAGGCGGCGGCCCACGATGTCTGCCTGTTCCACGACTACCGACAGCTGGCACCGATCGACCTCGCCCCCTTTGCCGGCTACCAGCGGCTGCACCTGATCGGCTGGTCCATGGGGGTGTGGGTGGCGGCCCATCTGCTGGCCGACCGGCCCACAGCCTTTGCCTCACGCACCGCTCTTGGCGGTACCCTGACGCCGATCGACCAGCAGCGCGGCATCCCGTCGGACAACTACGCCGAGATGCTCGACCATTTCAGCCAGGAGGTGCTGGACAGCTTCTACCGCAACATGTTCGACGACGACCACCAGCTCGCCCGTTTCCTGGCCACTCGGCCGCAGCGCGACCTACCCGCCCTGCGCGAGGAGATGGCCGCCTTCCGCGACGCCTTTACCCAAGCCGGTCCGGCGGCCGACCTCTATGACCACAAGATCATCACCAGCCGCGACCGAATCTTTTCCGGCCGCAACCAGATGCGCGCCTGGGGCAAGGGCTGCGGCACGGTCCACACCTGGCCCCATTTCCCCTTCTACCTGCTTGCCGACTGGCGCGAGCTGCTGCCGGCCTAA
- a CDS encoding 6-phosphofructokinase produces the protein MGKCIGVLTAGGDSPGLNAAIRAIGKSALNAYNMQVIGFRDGFRGLMENRTVHLEGEILSGILTLGGTILGTSRDKPHKMPVGSKVQDMTEVMIDNYHRHNLEALICIGGGGTQKNAYRLAQAGVNVITLPKTIDNDVAMTDITFGFDTALSIATDAIDRLHSTAHSHHRIIVVEIMGHNTGWLGLGAGLASGADVILIPEIPYDVTQVAEAIRRRRHRGKNFSIVAVSEGALALEDAKELARLQDKKQAALKDDKKQKKAAAALAAFQANHATNTLRLSAQLEALTGLESRVTILGHLQRGGTPTAADRILATRLGSACVAAVNERQFGCMVAVKGESTELVDLAQVVGKRKTVPLDHPWIRAALETDACLGNRVG, from the coding sequence ATGGGAAAATGCATCGGCGTCCTGACCGCCGGCGGCGACAGCCCCGGTCTCAATGCAGCCATCCGGGCCATCGGCAAGAGCGCGCTCAACGCCTACAACATGCAGGTGATCGGTTTTCGCGACGGCTTTCGCGGCCTGATGGAGAACCGTACCGTTCACCTGGAGGGCGAGATCCTCTCCGGCATCCTCACCCTGGGCGGGACCATCCTCGGCACCAGCCGCGACAAGCCGCACAAGATGCCGGTCGGTTCCAAGGTCCAGGACATGACCGAGGTGATGATCGACAACTACCACCGCCACAACCTCGAGGCCCTGATCTGCATTGGCGGCGGCGGCACCCAGAAAAACGCCTATCGGCTGGCCCAGGCCGGGGTGAATGTCATCACCCTGCCCAAGACCATCGACAACGACGTGGCCATGACCGACATCACCTTTGGTTTCGACACCGCCCTGTCGATCGCCACCGACGCCATCGACCGCCTCCATTCCACCGCCCACAGCCACCACCGGATCATCGTGGTCGAGATCATGGGCCACAACACCGGCTGGCTGGGGCTGGGCGCCGGCCTGGCCAGCGGCGCCGACGTGATCCTCATCCCCGAGATCCCCTACGACGTTACCCAGGTGGCCGAGGCGATCCGCAGGCGGCGGCACCGGGGTAAGAACTTCAGCATTGTTGCCGTTTCCGAGGGCGCCCTGGCGCTGGAGGACGCCAAGGAGCTGGCGCGGCTGCAGGACAAGAAACAGGCGGCGCTCAAGGACGACAAGAAGCAGAAAAAGGCCGCCGCCGCCCTGGCCGCCTTTCAGGCCAACCACGCCACCAACACCCTGCGGCTCTCGGCCCAGCTGGAGGCCCTCACCGGACTGGAAAGCCGGGTGACCATCCTCGGCCATCTGCAGCGCGGCGGCACCCCCACGGCCGCCGACCGTATCCTGGCCACCCGGCTCGGTTCCGCCTGCGTGGCCGCGGTCAATGAACGGCAATTCGGCTGCATGGTCGCGGTCAAGGGCGAATCCACCGAACTGGTGGACCTCGCCCAGGTGGTCGGCAAGCGCAAGACCGTGCCGCTTGACCATCCCTGGATCCGGGCCGCCCTGGAAACCGATGCCTGTCTCGGCAACCGGGTGGGGTAA